In one window of Peptococcaceae bacterium DNA:
- a CDS encoding sigma 54-interacting transcriptional regulator has protein sequence MFVESLIQKEKQDNMHNTNVVMLSPAASEIINLLQELSYKNAIYVSILDSINEGICFVNKDKKIIFANKEFLKIHNLKEEDIIGKPVGDLFPGTGHFKVLETGLQDCIDEIYFEKTGAKVRPKYKPLRDSENNLMGSLALVREMSKIKDFALELRSLASIYEQFSLVFNNLKEAIVATDMAGKVVYANSPYAKICGWEIGQLVGQNVSIDGLAQVIEKTLQESKPCKEKLSSLAGMHLEVVCLPLIVDDSLVGSVCIIQDLTQLQKLNEKLEHTTQLAEYLKDQLYCREPLPPSFDKIVGKSSSLKEALAVAAKAAPTSCKILIRGENGVGKELVAKAIHYSSPRANGPLVCVNCAAMPDALLESELFGYDEGAFTGARRGGKPGKFELANGGTLFLDEVGDMSSYMQAKLLRVLQEMEVERVGGTRSRKLDVRVIAATNRDLEKMIEKRQFREDLYYRLNVVAVIIPALRDRKEDIPPLVDFFLEQYSQRYNRKLEVSDAVLQILNNYNWPGNIRELSNVIERATVLAEEGVIQTYHLPSYLRKNQEYEGENPVLILGGASSLEQIMMECEKQAIIKALQESENNKSKAMKILNLSRRAFYYKAKKHGII, from the coding sequence TGTGGTGATGCTTTCCCCTGCCGCATCAGAGATTATCAATCTTCTACAGGAATTGAGTTACAAGAATGCCATTTATGTGAGCATTCTGGATTCGATTAACGAAGGCATCTGTTTTGTAAACAAAGATAAAAAAATAATTTTTGCCAATAAGGAATTCTTAAAAATACACAATCTTAAAGAAGAAGACATTATTGGCAAGCCTGTAGGAGATTTGTTCCCGGGAACGGGGCATTTCAAGGTGCTGGAAACAGGTCTTCAGGATTGTATTGATGAGATTTATTTTGAAAAGACCGGGGCCAAGGTGAGGCCGAAATATAAACCTCTCCGGGATTCTGAGAATAACCTGATGGGATCTCTAGCCCTGGTCAGAGAGATGTCGAAGATTAAGGATTTCGCCCTGGAACTGCGCAGCCTGGCCAGCATTTACGAGCAGTTTTCCCTGGTGTTCAACAACCTCAAGGAAGCTATAGTGGCTACTGACATGGCCGGAAAAGTGGTTTACGCCAATTCGCCTTATGCCAAGATCTGCGGCTGGGAAATCGGGCAATTGGTAGGGCAAAATGTTTCTATTGACGGGCTTGCCCAGGTCATAGAAAAGACCCTCCAGGAATCCAAACCCTGCAAAGAGAAGCTTTCTTCCCTGGCGGGAATGCACCTGGAGGTCGTTTGCCTGCCACTCATCGTAGATGATTCGCTGGTCGGTTCTGTATGTATTATCCAGGACCTTACCCAGCTGCAGAAGCTGAATGAAAAGCTGGAACATACCACCCAACTGGCCGAATATTTGAAGGACCAGCTGTACTGCAGGGAGCCGCTGCCTCCTTCCTTTGACAAAATCGTGGGTAAAAGCAGCTCCCTGAAAGAGGCCCTGGCTGTTGCCGCGAAAGCAGCGCCCACTTCCTGTAAAATCCTGATACGCGGTGAGAACGGGGTGGGTAAGGAGCTGGTGGCCAAAGCGATTCACTACTCCAGCCCCAGGGCGAACGGTCCTCTCGTTTGTGTGAACTGCGCCGCCATGCCTGACGCTCTGCTGGAAAGCGAGCTTTTCGGTTATGATGAGGGGGCTTTCACCGGGGCCCGGCGCGGTGGCAAACCGGGGAAATTCGAGCTGGCAAACGGGGGAACCCTTTTTCTTGATGAAGTGGGCGACATGAGCAGCTATATGCAGGCTAAACTGTTGAGGGTGCTGCAAGAAATGGAAGTTGAAAGAGTGGGCGGGACCAGAAGCCGCAAGCTTGATGTCCGTGTTATAGCCGCAACCAACAGGGACCTGGAAAAGATGATCGAGAAAAGGCAATTCCGGGAGGACCTGTATTACCGGTTAAATGTGGTGGCGGTGATTATTCCCGCCTTAAGAGACAGGAAGGAGGATATACCCCCGTTGGTAGACTTTTTCCTGGAGCAGTATTCCCAGCGATATAACAGGAAACTTGAGGTCTCTGACGCAGTCCTGCAGATTCTAAACAATTACAACTGGCCGGGAAACATCAGGGAGTTGAGCAACGTCATTGAAAGGGCTACCGTCCTGGCCGAGGAGGGAGTAATACAGACGTATCACCTGCCGTCTTACCTGAGAAAAAACCAGGAATACGAAGGTGAGAATCCTGTCCTTATTCTCGGCGGCGCTTCCTCCCTGGAGCAAATCATGATGGAATGCGAAAAACAGGCGATTATCAAAGCTTTACAGGAATCCGAGAACAATAAAAGCAAGGCGATGAAAATCCTGAACTTAAGCCGCAGGGCTTTTTACTATAAGGCAAAGAAACACGGGATCATCTAG